One part of the Gallus gallus isolate bGalGal1 chromosome 38, bGalGal1.mat.broiler.GRCg7b, whole genome shotgun sequence genome encodes these proteins:
- the C5AR1 gene encoding C5a anaphylatoxin chemotactic receptor 1 isoform X1 produces MENGAPPTAPPESTGHRLLVNLTSVIKPTRVINPTNLINLTNLINLSNRVNPTSFVDPTSFQPNLLPIGCTVGVQVAIDPNHPHSLINLINLINPTNLINPTNLINLRNLINPTSFIDPTSFQPNLLPIGCTVGVQVAIDPNHPHSLINLINLINPTNLINPTNLINLRNLINPTSFIDPTSFQPNLLPIGRTVGVQVAIDPNHPHSLINLITLIALITLITLMSSPVPWHTPTPFPDYSDLNNVTFNDIGGHHRIPWTHRVALALYAAIFLLGIPGNAAVVWLSSAAQRHAVPAVWFLHLAVADLLCCAALPFLAIPVAGDHRWPLGDFGCKLFPALAVLNMYASVLLLATISADRCLMVTRPAWCHNHRTPRAAHRVCLIVWSAAAVLTVPTFLFRATSQDPFADAEMCVVDYGAARQHRRFAEAFTAALRFAAGFLLPFSAITACHAFLLARLHARHFTRTRRAAGTVLAVIVTFFVCWLPYHVVGLILAATAPGAALYQGAMAADPVLTGLAYANSCANPLIYAAAAGRRGGWGGGGRGTGAWCAALRRVLSEEPNSSANTGSRSAAHVATIDTEV; encoded by the coding sequence GACACCGCCTCCTCGTTAACCTAACGAGTGTCATTAAGCCAACCCGTGTCATTAACCCAACGAACCTCATTAACCTAACGAACCTCATTAACCTAAGCAACCGCGTTAACCCAACGAGCTTCGTTGACCCAACGAGCTTCCAACCCAACTTGTTGCCCATTGGCTGCACCGTTGGCGTTCAGGTTGCCATtgaccccaaccacccccacTCCCTCATTAACCTCATTAACCTCATTAATCCAACGAACCTCATTAACCCAACGAACCTCATTAACCTAAGGAACCTCATTAACCCAACGAGCTTCATTGACCCAACGAGCTTCCAACCCAACTTGTTGCCCATTGGCTGCACCGTTGGCGTTCAGGTTGCCATtgaccccaaccacccccacTCCCTCATTAACCTCATTAACCTCATTAATCCAACGAACCTCATTAACCCAACGAACCTCATTAACCTAAGGAACCTCATTAACCCAACGAGCTTCATTGACCCAACGAGCTTCCAACCCAACTTGTTGCCCATTGGCCGCACCGTTGGCGTTCAGGTTGCCATtgaccccaaccacccccacTCCCTCATTAACCTCATTACTCTCATTGCCCTAATTACCCTCATTACCCTAATGAGCTCACCCGTTCCTTGgcacacccccacccccttcccGGACTACAGCGACCTAAACAACGTAACCTTCAACGACATCGGCGGCCACCACCGCATCCCGTGGACTCACCGCGTGGCGTTGGCTCTCTACGCCGCCATTTTCCTTCTGGGCATCCCCGGCAACGCGGCGGTGGTTTGGCTGAGCTCCGCGGCGCAGCGCCACGCCGTGCCCGCCGTCTGGTTCCTCCACCTCGCCGTAGCCGACCTGCTGTGCTGCGCCGCGCTGCCGTTCCTCGCCATCCCGGTGGCCGGCGATCACCGTTGGCCGTTGGGCGACTTCGGTTGCAAGCTGTTCCCGGCCTTGGCGGTGCTCAACATGTACGCCAGCGTGCTCCTCTTGGCCACCATCAGCGCCGATCGGTGCCTTATGGTCACCCGGCCGGCCTGGTGCCACAACCACCGCACGCCGCGCGCCGCGCACCGCGTCTGCCTCATTGTGTGGTCGGCGGCCGCCGTCCTCACCGTGCCCACCTTCCTCTTCCGAGCCACCAGCCAGGACCCCTTCGCCGACGCCGAGATGTGCGTGGTGGATTACGGCGCGGCCCGGCAGCACCGCCGCTTCGCCGAAGCCTTCACCGCCGCCCTCCGCTTCGCCGCCGGATTCCTGCTGCCCTTCTCCGCCATCACGGCGTGCCACGCTTTCCTCCTGGCCCGGCTCCACGCGCGGCACTTCACCCGGACGCGCCGCGCCGCCGGCACCGTGTTGGCGGTCATCGTCACCTTCTTCGTGTGCTGGCTGCCCTACCACGTCGTGGGGCTGATCCTCGCCGCCACCGCGCCCGGCGCCGCGCTCTACCAGGGGGCGATGGCGGCGGATCCGGTGCTCACCGGGTTGGCCTACGCCAACAGCTGCGCCAACCCGTTGATCtacgcggcggcggcggggcggcgcggggggtgggggggtggggggcgagGAACGGGGGCGTGGTGCGCCGCGCTGCGCCGCGTGCTGAGCGAGGAGCCCAACAGCAGCGCCAACACCGGGAGCCGATCGGCCGCCCACGTGGCCACCATTGATACAGAGGTGTGA
- the DHX34 gene encoding probable ATP-dependent RNA helicase DHX34 isoform X2, which translates to MRSDDEGSPPRSGWDWSCPRVRRRVEEQHFGPGGLLPCSPEDIHNFWAFFERLRRFQSRKPPPAPTPKSPKQNPSPPLGLPPRYDPLHRINITLPEPQTQHGPSIPRRHRAELRCALLHYLDFTQKQSFSKLAKIRQGRTALPIARFREPILSAVGRHRVVLVAGDTGCGKSTQVPQFLLEAGYQNVACTQPRRIACVALAKRVAYESLRQHSGQVSYQIRFDTTRSPSTQILFLTEGLLLRQAQRDPQLSGYHVLIIDEVHERHLHADVLLGVLRRLLPTRPDLRLLLMSATINIELFTHYFGGAPVVQVPGRSYPISVIYTPIPKEEQEVTPSRWERLDPRPYVRVLESIDQRYPAEERGDLLVFLSGVMEIGVVMEAAQGYAERSGRWVLLPLHSALPVTEQDKVFDVPPPGVRKCILATNIAETSVTIDGVRFVLDSGKVKEMSYDPQCKLQRLQEFWISRASAEQRKGRAGRTGPGLCFRLYSESDLEAFAPYPVPEIQRVALDSVVLLLKSMGLGDPRSFPFLDPPSPSSLESALRYLHAQGALDDTEELTPIGTLLAQLPVDVVLGKMLVLGSLLALADPTLTVAAVLSVPSPFLRLSDPERAAARRALESPHGDPLTLLNAFNEWVKVKSRRAGGSRKWCRRRGLEEHRLYEAANLRRQFQELLRDHHLIDPPPNDPRTPTQRRERRALHRLYRSHGGTAPRPRKVLRLHHGTAASSGGEEEEEEEAGGSGEHSVDIQDVKFQLRHDVAELQAASNSVLSTSHLSLLKLVLCRGLYPQLAIPDPLNDSRKDSDQIFHTKSKQGVVLHPTCVFATSPELLHGRERTERGTEEDGLSCHHQLLAFVSLLETTKPYLVNCIRVPALQTNGWSCSSRTPTQHCGSWGPRCGSALPGSTSWISTWGAAVGQSPGSGMRPS; encoded by the exons ATGCGCTCGGACGACGAGGGCTCCCCCCCTCGGTCGGGGTGGGATTGGAGCTGCCCACGCGTGCGGCGCCGCGTGGAGGAGCAGCACTTCGGCCCCGGGgggctcctgccctgcagccctgaggacatccacaacttctgGGCCTTCTTCGAGCGGCTGCGACGCTTCCAGAGCCGGAAACCCCCACCAGCACCGACCCCAAAAAGCCCCAAGCAGAACCCATCCCCACCTCTGGGTCTCCCACCTCGCTACGACCCTCTCCATCGCATCAACATAACCCTACCGgaaccccaaacccaacacGGTCCTTCCATACCCCGCCGGCACCGCGCCGAGCTGCGCTGCGCCCTTCTCCACTATTTGGACTTCACCCAAAAGCAGAGCTTCTCCAAACTGGCCAAAATCAGGCAGGGTCGCACGGCTTTGCCCATCGCCCGCTTCCGTGAGCCCATCCTGAGCGCCGTGGGGCGGCACCGGGTGGTGTTGGTGGCCGGAGATACGGGCTGCGGGAAGTCCACGCAGGTCCCACAGTTCCTCTTGGAGGCCGGGTACCAAAACGTGGCCTGCACTCAACCCCGCCGCATCGCCTGCGTCGCCCTGGCCAAGCGCGTGGCCTACGAGAGCCTCCGGCAGCACAGCGGGCAG gTCTCCTACCAGATCCGTTTCGACACCACCCGCTCTCCCTCCACCCAAATCCTCTTCCTGACCGAGGGGCTGCTCCTCCGCCAGGCTCAGAGGGACCCCCAGCTCTCGGGGTACCACGTTCTCATCATCGATGAGGTCCACGAGAGGCACCTCCACGCCGACGTTCTGCTGGGGGTCCTTCGGCGTCTGCTGCCCACCCGGCCCGACCTGCGCCTGCTGCTCATGTCTGCCACCATCAACATCGAGCTCTTCACCCACTATTTTGGGGGGGCTCCCGTGGTGCAGGTGCCGGGCAGGAGTTACCCCATCTCG GTCATCTACACCCCCATCCCCAAGGAGGAACAGGAGGTGACCCCGAGCCGATGGGAGCGCCTGGACCCCCGACCCTACGTGAGGGTGTTGGAATCCATTGACCAACGCTACCCGGCGGAGGAGCGTGGAGATCTGCTGGTGTTCCTGAGCGGGGTGATGGAGATCGGGGTGGTGATGGAGGCAGCTCAGGGCTACGCCGAGAGATCGGGGCGGTGGGTGCTGCTCCCCCTGCACAGCGCTCTGCCCGTCACGGAGCAGGATAAG GTGTTCGACGTCCCCCCTCCTGGGGTCAGGAAATGCATCCTGGCCACCAACATTGCTGAGACCTCGGTGACCATCGACGGCGTCCGCTTCGTGCTGGACTCCG GTAAGGTGAAGGAGATGAGTTACGACCCCCAATGCAAACTGCAGCGCCTGCAGGAGTTCTGGATCAGCCGGGCCAGCGCCGAGCAGCGGAAGGGCCGGGCGGGTCGGACGGGACCGGGGCTCTGCTTCCGCCTCTACTCCGAGTCCGACCTCGAGGCCTTTGCTCCTTACCCAGTGCCAGAGATCCAAAGGGTGGCTCTGGATTCCGTGGTGCTGCTG ctgAAGAGCATGGGGCTGGGTGACCCCCgctccttccccttcctggaCCCCCCCTCACCCTCCAGCCTGGAGTCAGCCCTGCGCTACCTCCACGCTCAGGGCGCGTTGGACGACACCGAAGAGCTGACGCCCAtcggcacactgctggcacagctccccGTCGACGTGGTCCTGG GTAAGATGTTGGTGCTGGGCTCCCTTTTGGCTCTGGCCGACCCAACGCTGACGGTGGCGGCGGTGCTGAGTGTGCCATCGCCTTTCCTCCGCCTCTCGGACCCCGAACGCGCGGCGGCACGGCGGGCACTGGAGAGCCCCCATGGGGACCCCCTGACGCTGCTCAACGCCTTCAATGAGTGGGTCAAg GTGAAGTCGCGCCGTGCCGGCGGTTCTCGGAAGTGGTGCCGACGCCGCGGGTTGGAGGAGCACCGACTCTACGAGGCTGCCAACCTACGGCGCCAGTTCCAG GAGCTCCTCCGGGACCACCACCTCATCGACCCCCCCCCCAACGACCCCCGGACCCCCACCCAGCGCCGGGAACGCCGCGCTCTGCACCGCCTCTACCGCAGCCACGGCGGCACCGCACCGCGACCCCGCAAAGTGCTGCGGCTGCACCACGGCACCGCCGCCTCCtcggggggggaggaggaggaggaggaggaagcggGGGGGTCCGGGGAGCACAGTGTGGACATCCAG GACGTGAAGTTCCAGCTGCGGCACGACGTGGCAGAGCTTCAGGCTGCATCCAACTCCGTCCTCAGCACATCCCACCTCTCCCTGCTCAAACTGGTGCTGTGCAGGGGGCTGTACCCACAGCTCGCCATCCCCGACCCCCTCAACGACAGCCGCAAGGATTCCGACCAG ATATTTCACACCAAGAGCAAGCAGGGTGTCGTGCTCCACCCCACCTGTGTCTTTGCcaccagccctgagctgctgcatggCCGGGAGCGGACGGAGCGCGGCACCGAAG AGGACGGGCTGAGCTGCCACCACCAACTCCTTGCCTTCGTCTCGCTGCTGGAGACCACCAAGCCCTACCTGGTCAACTGCATCCGTGTCCCCGCGCTGCAG ACCAATGGTTGGAGCTGCTCCTCCCGGACCCCAACTCAGCACTGCGGCTCCTGGGGACCGCGCTGCGGCTCCGCGCTGCCTGGGAGCACCTCCTGGATCAGCACTtggggggcagcagtggggcagagccCGGGGAGCGGGATGCGGCCAAGCTGA